A single region of the Pontibacter kalidii genome encodes:
- a CDS encoding metallophosphoesterase — translation MGKGVDHPFFNLELTEEHGPFHVIGDVHGCFNELMELLRQLGYQVHFDKVESKYEVVPPMGAKAVFVGDLVDRGPNSPEVLRLVMDMAEQGIAYCVSGNHDDKLLRLLLGRNVQVRHGLELTKAQLESYDAVFRERVKHFLSTLPHHVILDEGRLVVAHAGLEERLHGRNTKGVRELCLYGPTTGETDDKGLPIRLDWAAEYCGKAIVVYGHTPVHEPSWRNNTINIDTGCVFGGRLTALTYPDHILTSVESHHTYAESVRPFIRYHQQHHPSPSPS, via the coding sequence ATGGGCAAAGGGGTGGATCATCCTTTTTTTAATCTAGAACTTACGGAGGAGCATGGGCCTTTCCATGTGATAGGGGATGTGCATGGCTGCTTTAACGAGCTGATGGAGCTACTACGGCAATTGGGCTACCAGGTGCATTTTGATAAGGTGGAGTCCAAGTATGAGGTGGTGCCACCCATGGGAGCCAAAGCTGTTTTTGTAGGCGACCTGGTAGACCGCGGACCTAACTCGCCAGAGGTATTGCGCCTGGTGATGGACATGGCGGAGCAGGGGATCGCCTACTGCGTAAGCGGGAACCATGATGACAAGCTGCTGCGCCTGCTGCTGGGCCGCAACGTGCAGGTAAGGCACGGGCTGGAGCTGACAAAGGCGCAGCTGGAGTCGTACGACGCGGTGTTCCGGGAGCGGGTAAAGCATTTCTTGAGCACTTTGCCGCACCATGTGATACTGGACGAGGGGCGGCTGGTTGTCGCGCATGCCGGGCTGGAGGAGCGCCTTCACGGACGCAACACCAAAGGCGTACGGGAGCTCTGCCTCTACGGCCCCACCACCGGCGAAACTGACGACAAAGGGCTGCCTATCCGCCTGGACTGGGCCGCTGAATATTGCGGGAAAGCGATCGTGGTATACGGCCATACACCGGTGCACGAGCCAAGCTGGCGCAACAATACCATTAACATTGATACCGGTTGCGTGTTCGGGGGGCGGCTGACGGCGCTAACTTATCCCGACCATATCCTTACCTCCGTGGAGTCGCACCATACGTATGCCGAGTCTGTCAGGCCGTTTATACGTTATCACCAGCAGCATCACCCATCTCCTTCTCCATCTTAG
- the mnhG gene encoding monovalent cation/H(+) antiporter subunit G: MEESIDWVLVKEIISCVFILVGVGFMLIASIGLLRFPDFYIRMSAITKGSTLGVGLIMMGMAIYFNQPGVLLKVLAIIVFTSITAPVAAHVIGRTAVQNRIPFWEKTNLEEFKAYLVKAHLEQLVSHDKYLEEKAKMEKEMGDAAGDNV, translated from the coding sequence ATGGAAGAAAGTATAGACTGGGTACTGGTAAAGGAGATTATAAGCTGCGTGTTTATACTTGTGGGCGTGGGATTCATGCTCATCGCCTCCATAGGGCTGCTGCGCTTCCCCGACTTTTACATCCGCATGTCCGCTATTACCAAGGGCTCCACGTTGGGTGTAGGCCTGATCATGATGGGCATGGCGATTTACTTTAACCAGCCCGGCGTGCTGCTGAAAGTGCTGGCCATCATCGTGTTCACTTCCATAACGGCACCTGTGGCAGCCCACGTAATAGGGCGCACCGCCGTGCAGAACAGGATTCCGTTCTGGGAGAAGACCAACCTGGAGGAGTTTAAGGCATACCTGGTAAAAGCGCACCTGGAGCAGCTGGTTAGCCACGATAAGTATCTGGAGGAGAAGGCTAAGATGGAGAAGGAGATGGGTGATGCTGCTGGTGATAACGTATAA
- a CDS encoding monovalent cation/H+ antiporter complex subunit F has product MSFFHITLIIAMIMLSVCLLLTAIRFAIGPTLPDRVTAFDLFVANVIGIIVIYTELTRNEDFIDVAMILSLFGFLGSISFAYYIMRITK; this is encoded by the coding sequence ATGAGCTTTTTCCATATAACGCTAATTATTGCCATGATCATGCTGAGCGTCTGCCTGCTGCTCACTGCCATCCGTTTTGCCATTGGCCCCACCCTGCCCGACCGTGTAACGGCCTTCGACCTGTTTGTGGCCAACGTGATCGGCATCATTGTGATCTACACGGAGCTTACCCGCAACGAGGATTTTATAGACGTGGCCATGATCCTGTCGCTGTTCGGGTTCCTGGGATCCATCTCGTTTGCGTATTACATCATGAGGATAACAAAATAA
- a CDS encoding Na+/H+ antiporter subunit E, whose protein sequence is MKLLLLHIVLAAMVVYVYFQYPDPQVPYTALSTTLLFMVLFLLLWLSSYFYRRSYFRKVPKLVYFILFFLKELLIANLRIAYDIMTPNYRLQPTVMAFPLKAQTDLEISILANIIGLTPGTISLDVSEDRKTLYVHTLYLKHGDVEQLKLHIKNGFERMILELTA, encoded by the coding sequence ATGAAGCTACTTCTCCTACATATTGTGCTGGCGGCCATGGTGGTGTACGTTTACTTTCAGTACCCCGACCCGCAGGTGCCCTACACCGCCCTGAGCACGACCCTGCTGTTCATGGTGCTGTTCCTCTTGCTCTGGCTGAGCTCGTACTTTTACCGCCGCTCCTACTTCCGGAAAGTACCGAAGCTGGTATACTTTATCCTGTTCTTCTTAAAGGAGCTTCTCATAGCCAACCTGAGAATCGCTTATGACATCATGACGCCGAACTACCGCTTGCAGCCAACGGTGATGGCGTTTCCCCTCAAAGCCCAAACCGATCTGGAGATTTCCATTCTGGCAAACATCATCGGGCTGACGCCCGGCACGATCAGTCTGGACGTGAGCGAAGACCGCAAAACGTTGTATGTGCATACGTTATACCTGAAGCATGGCGACGTAGAGCAGCTGAAACTGCATATTAAGAATGGTTTCGAACGAATGATCTTAGAACTGACCGCATGA